Part of the Chloracidobacterium sp. genome is shown below.
AGCAGGGGGTTCAAACCCAATCGCTTTCCCCACAAGGCTGCGGCAATGCCGGCAGGGCCGCCGCCGACAATCAAAAGGTCGAGTTGGTCGTCGCTAGTGGTCATATACGCTTGTCGCTGCCTATGACGCCCAAAAACCGCCGCCGCTTCTAGGGGATTCCTGCGCCTTTACAAACGCCCTTCTCTGCGGCGCTACACAGTAGGCGTAGGATAGATCACCTAAAACATCATCCTAAATCCCGTAGGGTACATCAATCCCCCTCAACATTGTTCGAACAAGTGATCGTTTCCCAGTGGTGGTTGGCTTACGTTTCCAGACCCCATACGTAAATGGTCGTCGTTGCTTTTTCGGTCAGCTTTTTGTTAGTCGCCGACTGACACTACCACGCTGCGATCTTTCCGCCGCTCGCTTAGAGGACAGGACAGCGAAACGGTTGGCTTCAACCTAAGTTGGCGTCCAAACCAGCCAGTTGGTATGCTGAACGCCGCGTGCATTGGCGCGAGCGCTCTGAGAGCCGGCGAGAAAGGAGGCGGCGTTGATGTCAAGCGCGCCGGATGAACGTTTGTTTATTGGCATTGAGTGCGCAGCGACCCTCCTGCGCGGCGTTGTCTGCGAAGCCAGCGGGGAAGTCATCACACAACGTCAGCGGGCGTTGACAGGTCACGCTCCAACGGAGGCCGTCGCCGCTGTTCGCGCCCTCATCGCCGAACTGCTGGCCACGGAGTCCAACGCTGAACTGTTTGGCGGCGTCGGCGTCGCGCTGCCGGGCAGCCTCAATCAGGCGACGGGTCGGTGCGAGTCACGTACGCTTTGGTCGGCCGTCACGCTGGATGAACTGCGCCCCTGCGGTTCGCTAGGAAGCGCCCACTTGGTGTCGCGCGCCGTCGCCGCCTTGGTCGGCGAGCAGATGTGTGGCGTGGCGCGCGGCTGCCAAACAGTGGTTTATATCGAGGCGGGCTACGAAGTCTCAGCCGCTATGACGCACAACGGCCAACTCTGGCGTGGCGCTACCGGCATCGCCGGTATGATCGGCTACGACGCCATAGATGTGGACGGCGACATCACGCTTCAAGAGCGCATCGGCGGCGACGGTCTCATCCGGCGCGCACAAGACCGGATGTACCGTGACCGCACCTCGTCGCTGTCCCGACGGGGTATTCCCCGCAACCGTGAGATTGGCCTGGACGACCTGCTCAACATGGCGCGCCTTGGCGATGAACTGGCGCAGGTCATTATCGCTCGCGCCGGCGTCCACCTCGGCGTCGCGGCGGCGCGTCTTATCAACCTACTCAACCCGGAGTTGCTGGTCATCGGCGGTGAACTGGTCGCAGCTGGCAATGTCCTACTCGATCCGGTGCGCGAAGAAGTCGAACGACGCACGGTACCGTCCGCCTTCGCCGTTTGCCGCATCCTGCCAGCGACGGTCGGCGTAGCAATTGGCGCGGCGCAGGTCGCCCGCCAAGCCAGCCGTCCAACCGGTGGCGCAGCGGCTCAGTAAGCATGCAGCGCGCCGCCGCCCACCAAACCACCAGCCCACGCCGCCACTCATCCACCCATGGAACGCGCCGCCTGACGACAGGTGCGTTCGGCG
Proteins encoded:
- a CDS encoding ROK family protein — encoded protein: MSSAPDERLFIGIECAATLLRGVVCEASGEVITQRQRALTGHAPTEAVAAVRALIAELLATESNAELFGGVGVALPGSLNQATGRCESRTLWSAVTLDELRPCGSLGSAHLVSRAVAALVGEQMCGVARGCQTVVYIEAGYEVSAAMTHNGQLWRGATGIAGMIGYDAIDVDGDITLQERIGGDGLIRRAQDRMYRDRTSSLSRRGIPRNREIGLDDLLNMARLGDELAQVIIARAGVHLGVAAARLINLLNPELLVIGGELVAAGNVLLDPVREEVERRTVPSAFAVCRILPATVGVAIGAAQVARQASRPTGGAAAQ